In Silene latifolia isolate original U9 population chromosome 3, ASM4854445v1, whole genome shotgun sequence, a single window of DNA contains:
- the LOC141649927 gene encoding uncharacterized protein LOC141649927: protein MFKIPKGVLKKIISLQRKFYWGRNNGRDVVPLMNWNIIQSPKAMGGLGVGDLQIKNASMLFKWWWRFSVEHKALWKRIICSIHELNPEGMFRSEEKVAKFGLWKSICSVSDWDTDIGKVTKQGIRIKIGKGNTVGFWEDLWIGKDKNDCHIWAFDKSECYTAKTFVDAFYNLKYNGAEHKPWFSHLWKGLAPPKYEIILWAILWNKVNTKDRMLKWKEMAWEETMCTFCGEELETAKHLFLHCRYSWELWTSICEAWDMAWICPGGIDDAFLIWCDSHFVGFEKRLWDVFFIAIVTIIWELRNEAFFENKTPNWPCIVDKLGLTSVLGALEHLTALESLSLVDIDAELDLRDMPWSFLHQNLRSLELKYFRTLRNLPKEMMHLTALENLYIGY from the exons ATGTTTAAGATTCCTAAAGGCGTCTTGAAAAAGATTATCAGTTTGCAAAGAAAGTTTTATTGGGGAAGAAACAATGGGCGTGATGTTGTTCCCTTGATGAACTGGAATATTATCCAATCGCCAAAGGCGATGGGTGGCCTAGGGGTGGGTGACTTACAGATTAAAAACGCAAGTATGCTCTTCAAGTGGTGGTGGCGATTTTCTGTGGAACATAAGGCGCTTTGGAAGAGAATTATTTGTTCAATTCACGAACTCAACCCCGAAGGAATGTTTAGAAGTGAAGAAAAGGTGGCTAAGTTTGGCCTATGGAAATCGATATGCTCTGTCAGTGATTGGGATACGGACATTGGAAAAGTCACAAAGCAGGGTATCAGGATAAAAATTGGAAAAGGTAATACGGTCGGGTTTTGGGAGGATCTTTGGATTGGCAA GGATAAAAATGATTGCCATATCTGGGCTTTTGACAAGTCAGAATGCTACACGGCTAAAACTTTTGTTGACGCCTTCTATAACTTGAAATACAATGGAGCAGAGCATAAGCCTTGGTTCAGCCATCTTTGGAAAGGACTTGCACCACCAAAGTATGAGATAATTCTTTGGGCAATATTATGGAATAAGGTGAACACTAAGGATAGGATGCTTAAGTGGAAAGAAATGGCTTGGGAGGAGACAATGTGTACTTTTTGTGGTGAAGAATTGGAGACCGCCAAACACCTGTTTTTGCATTGTAGGTATTCTTGGGAGCTATGGACGAGTATTTGTGAGGCTTGGGATATGGCATGGATTTGTCCCGGTGGGATTGATGATGCTTTTCTGATATGGTGTGACTCTCACTTTGTCGGGTTTGAGAAACGACTTTGGGACGTATTCTTCATTGCTATAGTTACTATTATTTGGGAATTGCGAAACGAAGCGTTTTTCGAGAACAAAACTCCTAACTGGCCGTGTATTGTAGACAAGCT AGGATTGACAAGTGTTTTAGGAGCGTTAGAGCATCTCACTGCCCTCGAGTCGCTTTCACTTGTAGATATAGATGCTGAATTGGACTTACGTGACATGCCTTGGAGCTTCCTACATCAGAATCTCCGTTCCCTCGAGTTGAAGTATTTTCGCACCCTGCGAAATCTGCCCAAGGAGATGATGCACTTAACCGCCCTTGAAAACCTCTATATTGGTTATTGA
- the LOC141648375 gene encoding putative acetyltransferase At3g50280 produces MNSANVKQVSQSFIKPKYNVQNSKEPYYLAPMDLSMLSLQYIQQDLMFLKPSHFTNNGQLFSIYKFLDTLKDSLSQTLVHFSPLAGRLVTHVDENRHESVIFVDCVKGPGARFIHATLDLTISHVLPVSNDIPSVVHSFFDHNEAVNHDGHDQPLLSVQVTELLDGVFIGCSINHTILDGTSYWHFMNLWSEIHNNYNKGSNKSVLNSHLPVHNRWFPDNCEKIFKFSSRAVARLKSQARNQSGNNKISSLQALTALVWRTIVRSKPGLTHDHLLKCVFVGNYRSRLNPKLPENYFGNCTGDIECKVTVKEMVEQDLGWVASLLNQAVGKHNDSSCFRESIKAWLNSPSVLQAANLFDSNSLTITHSPRFDMYGNEFGLGKAVAVRSGYGYKFGGVVAAYPGCYGEGSIDLEICLPLNTMIAIQSDEEFMDAVS; encoded by the coding sequence atgaATTCAGCAAATGTTAAGCAAGTATCCCAAAGTTTCATCAAACCAAAGTATAATGTCCAAAACTCTaaagaaccttactacttggctCCAATGGACTTATCCATGCTATCCTTACAATACATTCAACAAGATTTAATGTTCCTTAAACCTTCACATTTCACTAATAATGGTCAACTATTTTCCATCTACAAATTCCTTGACACTCTCAAAGACTCACTTTCCCAAACATTGGTTCATTTCTCTCCATTAGCGGGTCGACTCGTTACACATGTAGACGAAAATCGACATGAAAGCGTAATCTTTGTGGATTGTGTCAAAGGACCTGGGGCTAGGTTCATTCATGCCACCCTAGACCTAACAATATCTCATGTACTTCCGGTAAGTAATGATATTCCGTCAGTGGTTCATTCATTTTTCGACCACAATGAGGCCGTGAACCATGACGGTCATGACCAACCTTTGTTATCGGTTCAAGTCACTGAACTCTTAGATGGCGTGTTTATTGGTTGCTCCATAAACCATACTATACTAGACGGAACCTCATATTGGCATTTCATGAACTTATGGTCTGAAatacataataattataataagggTAGTAATAAAAGCGTGTTAAACTCGCACCTACCGGTCCATAACCGTTGGTTTCCTGACAATTGCGAGAAAATATTCAAATTTTCGTCTAGGGCCGTGGCAAGATTAAAATCGCAAGCTCGTAACCAAAGTGGAAACAATAAAATTTCGTCCTTACAGGCCTTAACAGCTTTGGTTTGGAGAACAATTGTTCGGTCCAAACCCGGTCTGACCCATGATCACCTCTTAAAATGCGTCTTTGTGGGAAATTACCGGTCTAGGTTAAACCCTAAATTACccgaaaattattttggtaattgcACAGGTGACATTGAGTGCAAAGTAACAGTAAAAGAAATGGTTGAGCAGGACTTAGGCTGGGTAGCTTCTTTGTTGAACCAAGCTGTAGGAAAGCATAACGACTCGTCGTGTTTTCGTGAAAGTATCAAGGCATGGTTGAACTCTCCGTCTGTATTACAAGCGGCTAACCTGTTTGATTCCAACAGCTTGACGATCACACATTCACCACGGTTTGATATGTATGGAAATGAATTCGGGTTGGGTAAGGCTGTAGCAGTTAGGAGTGGGTATGGTTATAAATTTGGAGGGGTTGTTGCTGCTTACCCAGGTTGTTATGGAGAAGGGTCTATTGATCTTgagatttgtttacctttgaataCTATGATTGCAATCCAATCTGATGAGGAGTTCATGGATGCTGTCTCTTGA
- the LOC141648376 gene encoding putative disease resistance protein RGA1 yields MADLGTLISIADKVFQLLQTLVIKDMKDRDSDLGILNKSITSIKKMLFDLDAKQQLSREEQTWVEELKEVLYEVDDLFDKVITIAKMKQLDDERAWFLKKVLHKVSRFFSSKNRILLSYNTSQEVKSVHQKLNVIASNHDRYKSNADPQSRDYEFVNHLERRADTDSVLDENIIGRDDDMKVIVDMLLDPNVEENIGFVVIVGIGGLGKTTLARLVYSHNRIQTMFENKLWVCVSDQHGKGLPVKKILRNMIESLTKKPSYVSSVPTMQSVQARLQEELGKKTYLLILDDVWTEDPYEWKELKKYLTTARRGSRVVITTRSEKTAEVILGKATHSKKYMLKGLSDENSWRLFLLTAFDREPDEANDHELIKIGKNIVKKCSNVPLAVKVLGTLLYGQRDRWESFEKNRLPQIETTKNPIMSILKVSYDNLEPSMKHCFRCCALFPKDFEIDKRNLISLWYAQGYTDKSEDYFLVLLKRCFFQNVERNVCGDVISVKMHDLMHDLALEVVEDEIIAANSLPNILSRKNRHLFLDGREWTSNSFHERNMVKTLVVNWYWLRSLCLFVPDSEFLSESIGELLHLRYLDLSQNKKLKTLPNSIGKLYNLQCLVMRDCRGFSEWPKDFCNLVNLRLLDIRECIKLTSMPFGIDKLINLRDLTNFEVGGVSSIKEQYRGQLKDLKSLINLRGQINIAIRGNCASENEDESEDSYLKHIKNLEAIHGNLPSENESECEDSYLKHITNLKAVIIRIPARPRLTNQETLIAKLQPSEYLMQLQLNGYNGTEIPRWGRAHDDWAIILPKLVKIELIWCKKLHGIPLLSNLKHLKELSLFKLNLEYVEISGGSGSNNIPFFPSLEYLNIWSLDRLKGWRKGVGKSDSSSSKSHWLPPFPRLSTLKIYSCPKLTSFPPCPTLEFLEMRDIKDLLSISKGDGNLDIKNCSSLRSLKINECRGLTSVLGALEHLTALESLSLVDIDAELDLGHMPWSFLHQNLRSLELKYFRTLRDLPKEMMHLTALENLYIGYWYSLKRLPEWIRYLSSLQCLTLDYCPELKSLGTIQYITSLQKLTIKDCTSLSNECQKPIGKEWPKIRDIPHVFITEQ; encoded by the coding sequence ATGGCTGATTTGGGAACCTTGATTAGCATTGCGGACAAGGTCTTTCAACTTTTACAAACTCTGGTTATCAAAGACATGAAAGACAGGGATTCCGATCTCGGAATCCTGAACAAGTCAATCACCTCCATCAAGAAAATGCTGTTTGACTTGGATGCGAAGCAGCAGCTCTCCCGTGAAGAGCAAACCTGGGTTGAGGAGCTCAAGGAAGTTCTGTATGAAGTTGATGACCTTTTTGATAAGGTTATCACTATCGCCAAGATGAAACAACTTGATGATGAGAGAGCTTGGTTCTTAAAGAAGGTCTTACATAAGGTGAGTCGTTTCTTTTCGTCTAAGAATCGTATCCTTCTTAGTTATAATACTTCTCAAGAGGTTAAGAGCGTCCATCAAAAGTTGAATGTTATAGCCAGTAATCACGATAGGTATAAGTCTAATGCTGACCCTCAGTCTCGTGATTATGAGTTTGTTAACCATTTGGAAAGGAGAGCGGACACTGATTCCGTTTTAGATGAGAATATAATTGGAAGAGACGATGATATGAAGGTTATTGTAGATATGCTCCTTGACCCTAATGTTGAGGAAAATATTGGGTTTGTTGTTATTGTGGGAATAGGGGGCTTAGGGAAAACCACTCTTGCCCGACTTGTATATAGTCACAATAGGATCCAAACTATGTTTGAGAACAAGTTATGGGTATGTGTCTCCGACCAACATGGAAAAGGATTACCCGTGAAAAAAATTTTAAGGAACATGATAGAATCATTAACTAAAAAGCCCTCTTATGTCTCGTCAGTCCCGACCATGCAATCTGTGCAAGCCAGACTTCAAGAGGAATTAGGAAAAAAGACATATTTGCTTATATTAGATGATGTATGGACAGAAGATCCGTATGAGTGGAAGGAGCTGAAAAAATATTTGACAACTGCTAGAAGAGGCAGCAGAGTTGTCATTACTACCCGTTCAGAAAAGACGGCTGAAGTTATATTAGGAAAAGCTACTCACTCTAAAAAGTATATGTTAAAAGGTTTGTCTGATGAAAATTCATGGCGTTTGTTTTTGTTGACTGCGTTCGATCGAGAACCCGATGAAGCAAACGACCATGAATTGATTAAGATTGGCAAAAATATTGTTAAGAAATGCTCGAATGTCCCCCTTGCTGTAAAAGTTCTAGGAACTCTATTATATGGTCAAAGAGATAGATGGGAATCATTTGAAAAGAATAGGTTACCTCAAATTGAAACTACCAAAAATCCAATTATGTCCATCTTAAAGGTCAGTTATGACAATCTTGAACCTTCAATGAAACATTGTTTCAGGTGTTGTGCTTTATTCCCCAAGGATTTTGAAATAGACAAACGGAACTTAATTAGTCTTTGGTATGCACAAGGTTACACTGATAAGAGTGAGGACTACTTTTTAGTCTTACTAAAACGGTGTTTTTTCCAAAATGTGGAAAGAAATGTGTGTGGTGATGTCATATCAGTTAAAATGCATGATTTAATGCATGATCTTGCTCTAGAAGTCGTCGAGGATGAGATAATTGCGGCAAATAGTCTACCAAACATCTTAAGCAGAAAAAATCGCCATTTATTTCTTGATGGGAGAGAATGGACCAGCAACTCTTTTCATGAAAGAAACATGGTGAAAACTCTAGTAGTTAATTGGTATTGGCTAAGATCATTATGCTTATTTGTGCCAGATTCTGAATTTTTATCGGAGTCGATTGGGGAATTGTTACACTTAAGATATCTCGATCTCTCTCAAAATAAGAAGCTCAAGACACTCCCAAACTCAATTGGTAAATTATATAATTTACAGTGTTTAGTTATGCGTGACTGTCGTGGGTTTAGCGAGTGGCCAAAAGATTTTTGCAATTTGGTGAATCTTAGGCTCTTGGATATACGCGAGTGTATAAAGTTAACGTCCATGCCTTTTGGTATAGACAAACTGATTAACCTGCGTGACCTAACCAACTTCGAGGTTGGTGGTGTGAGTTCAATCAAGGAGCAATATAGAGGGCAGTTGAAAGATTTAAAATCCCTCATTAATTTAAGGGGCCAGATTAATATCGCAATTCGTGGAAACTGTGCAAGTGAGAACGAAGATGAAAGTGAAGACAGTTATCTAAAGCACATTAAGAACCTGGAGGCGATTCATGGAAACCTTCCAAGTGAGAACGAAAGTGAATGTGAAGACAGTTATCTAAAGCACATTACGAACCTGAAGGCGGTAATTATACGGATACCTGCCAGACCTCGTCTAACCAATCAAGAGACTCTGATTGCAAAGCTGCAGCCAAGTGAATATCTCATGCAGTTGCAGTTGAACGGATATAATGGTACCGAAATTCCAAGGTGGGGAAGAGCACATGATGACTGGGCGATTATTCTTCCCAAACTTGTCAAGATTGAGCTTATTTGGTGTAAGAAGTTGCATGGAATCCCATTGTTGAGTAATTTGAAGCATCTTAAAGAATTGTCTCTTTTCAAGTTGAATTTGGAGTATGTGGAGATTAGTGGTGGTTCCGGGTCAAATAATATACCATTTTTCCCATCCCTCGAGTATCTCAATATTTGGAGTTTGGACAGGTTGAAAGGATGGCGGAAAGGGGTCGGTAAAAGTGATAGCAGCAGTAGCAAGTCACATTGGCTACCACCATTTCCTCGCCTCTCAACATTAAAAATCTACTCGTGCCCCAAGTTGACATCGTTTCCTCCTTGTCCGACCCTAGAATTTCTTGAGATGAGGGACATCAAAGATTTGTTGAGCATATCAAAAGGAGATGGAAACTTAGATATCAAGAACTGTTCTTCCTTACGAAGCCTTAAGATCAATGAGTGCAGAGGATTGACAAGTGTTTTAGGAGCGTTAGAGCATCTCACTGCCCTGGAGTCGCTTTCACTTGTAGATATAGATGCTGAATTGGACTTAGGTCACATGCCTTGGAGCTTCCTACATCAGAATCTCCGTTCCCTCGAGTTGAAGTATTTTCGCACCCTGCGAGATCTGCCCAAGGAGATGATGCACTTAACCGCCCTTGAAAACCTCTATATTGGTTATTGGTACTCGTTGAAAAGACTACCGGAGTGGATAAGATACTTATCATCACTTCAGTGCCTCACGTTGGATTATTGCCCCGAGCTCAAATCACTAGGCACGATTCAATACATCACTTCCCTTCAGAAACTTACTATCAAAGACTGTACAAGCCTAAGCAATGAATGTCAAAAACCAATCGGCAAGGAGTGGCCAAAAATTCGAGACATCCCGCACGTCTTCATCACCGAGCAGTGA
- the LOC141648377 gene encoding uncharacterized protein LOC141648377, whose translation MIRLPICLKLGLNLLNSTHFPLNQSSLSIITQKSPYPLSISSNLSSIPVFRTNLQELNHTHQRFKLFSSISSEKIGTFGNDNVNEGDYKKGFLELSDEELLNECEMGTFKTSGPGGQHRNKRESAVRLKHRPTGIIAQASEDRSQHMNRASALARLRVLIALKVRRPVDLEAYSPPKQLLQILPPKSTVRGSDSGSQIRAKNPKFVEGMQALLDLIYAVNGSVADASKYLGLSTGALSRIILSDDNLRLTVNELRASKGMKPLK comes from the exons ATGATTAGATTACCAATATGCTTAAAATTAGGTCTTAATCTCTTAAATTCCACACATTTTCCTCTTAATCAATCATCACTATCAATAATCACCCaaaaatcaccatacccactttCAATTTCATCTAATTTATCCTCAATCCCAGTATTTAGAACAAATTTGCAAGAATTAAATCATACCCACCAAAGATTTAAGCTGTTTTCATCGATTTCTAGTGAAAAGATTGGAACTTTTGGTAATGATAATGTTAATGAAGGTGATTATAAAAAGGGGTTTTTGGAATTATCAGATGAAGAACTATTGAATGAATGTGAAATGGGAACATTTAAGACTTCTGGTCCAGGTGGTCAACATAGGAATAAAAGAGAGTCTGCTGTTCGTCTTAAGCATCGTCCTACTGGTATTATTGCTCAG GCTTCTGAAGATAGGTCCCAACATATGAATAGGGCATCTGCATTGGCGCGATTAAGGGTACTTATAGCTCTTAAAG TGAGAAGACCTGTGGATCTCGAAGCTTATTCTCCTCCAAAGCAGTTGCTTCAGATTCTTCCTCCAAAATCCACAGTCAGAGGTTCAGACAGTGGTTCACAAATTAGAGCAAAAAATCCCAAATTTGTTGAG GGAATGCAAGCATTGTTGGATTTAATCTATGCAGTTAACGGCTCAGTAGCAGATGCTTCTAAATATTTGGG GTTAAGTACAGGGGCTTTATCCCGGATCATACTCTCTGATGACAACCTTCGATTAACTGTGAACGAATTACGAGCTTCCAAG GGGATGAAGCCTCTCAAGTAG